A genomic segment from Micropterus dolomieu isolate WLL.071019.BEF.003 ecotype Adirondacks linkage group LG03, ASM2129224v1, whole genome shotgun sequence encodes:
- the LOC123967978 gene encoding galactose-specific lectin nattectin-like produces MASALHFIAVLCLTSGLCIGANASSETESDHCYKTCPDGWTVFGQQCYMFHNSEQQWADAERLCTSFGGNLASLQTADEYKFIREMIRKVTGVDKAAWVGGYDAAKEGVWLWSDGSKYAFKGWAAGEPNNAGGRESCMEINFAGKDYVNDANCDINKSIVCGMRL; encoded by the exons ATGGCATCAGCTCTTCATTTCATTGCGGTCCTCTGTTTGACCAGTGGGTTGTGTATTGGAGCCAAT GCATCAAGTGAAACAGAATCAG ATCATTGCTATAAAACTTGCCCTGACGGTTGGACTGTGTTTGGCCAACAATGTTACATGTTCCACAACAGTGAACAGCAGTGGGCTGATGCAGAG CGTTTGTGCACGTCTTTCGGTGGGAATCTGGCTTCCCTACAAACCGCAGACGAGTACAAGTTCATCAGAGAGATGATTCGTAAAGTGACTGGTGTAGATAAAGCAGCTTGGGTTGGAGGCTACGACGCAGCAAAG GAGGGTGTGTGGCTGTGGAGTGATGGTTCCAAGTACGCGTTCAAAGGCTGGGCTGCAGGGGAACCCAACAACGCTGGTGGAAGAGAGAGCTGTATGGAGATTAACTTTGCAG GAAAAGATTATGTCAACGATGCCAACTGTGATATCAACAAATCCATTGTTTGTGGCATGCGCCTGTGA
- the LOC123968590 gene encoding galactose-specific lectin nattectin-like, translated as MASALHFIAVLCLTSGLCIGANASSETESDHCYKTCPDGWTVFGQQCYMFHNSEQQWADAERLCTSFGGNLASLQTADEYKFIREMIRKVTGVDKAAWVGGYDAAKEGVWLWSDGSKYAFKGWAAGEPNNAGGRENCMEINFAGKDYVNDANCDINKSIVCGMRL; from the exons ATGGCATCAGCTCTTCATTTCATTGCGGTCCTCTGTTTGACCAGTGGGTTGTGTATTGGAGCCAAT GCATCAAGTGAAACAGAATCAG ATCATTGCTATAAAACCTGCCCTGACGGTTGGACTGTGTTTGGCCAACAATGTTACATGTTCCACAACAGTGAACAGCAGTGGGCTGATGCAGAG CGTTTGTGCACGTCTTTCGGTGGGAATCTGGCTTCCCTTCAAACCGCAGACGAGTACAAGTTCATCAGAGAGATGATTCGTAAAGTGACTGGTGTAGATAAAGCAGCTTGGGTTGGAGGCTACGATGCAGCAAAG GAGGGTGTGTGGCTGTGGAGTGATGGTTCCAAGTATGCCTTCAAAGGCTGGGCTGCAGGGGAACCCAACAACGCTGGTGGAAGAGAGAACTGTATGGAGATTAACTTTGCAG GAAAAGATTATGTCAACGATGCCAACTGTGATATCAACAAATCCATTGTTTGTGGCATGCGCCTGTGA
- the LOC123968588 gene encoding LOW QUALITY PROTEIN: galactose-specific lectin nattectin-like (The sequence of the model RefSeq protein was modified relative to this genomic sequence to represent the inferred CDS: inserted 1 base in 1 codon), protein MASALHFIAVLCLTSGLCIGANASSKAESDYCYKTCPDGWTVFGQQCYMFHNSEQQWADAERLCTSLGGNLASLXNRKRVKFIREMIRKVTGVDKAAWVGGYDAAKEGVWLWSDGSKYNFKGWAAGEPNNAGGRESCMEINFTGKDYVNDANCDINKSIVCGMRL, encoded by the exons ATGGCATCAGCTCTTCATTTCATTGCGGTCCTCTGTTTGACCAGTGGACTGTGTATTGGAGCCAAT GCATCAAGTAAGGCAGAATCAG ATTATTGCTATAAAACCTGCCCTGACGGTTGGACTGTGTTTGGCCAACAATGTTACATGTTCCACAACAGTGAACAGCAGTGGGCTGATGCAGAG CGTTTGTGCACTTCTCTCGGTGGGAATCTGGCTTCCC CAAACCGCAAACGAGTAAAGTTCATCAGAGAGATGATTCGTAAAGTGACTGGTGTAGATAAAGCAGCTTGGGTTGGAGGCTACGATGCAGCAAAG GAGGGGGTGTGGCTGTGGAGTGATGGTTCAAAGTACAACTTCAAAGGCTGGGCTGCAGGAGAACCCAACAACGCTGGTGGAAGAGAGAGCTGTATGGAGATTAACTTTACAG GAAAAGATTATGTCAACGATGCCAACTGTGATATCAACAAATCCATTGTTTGTGGCATGCGCCTGTGA